GAGCACGCTCGAGGGCGCCGGGACCGTGACCGGCGGCGCGAATCAGACGGTGATGCAGGACTGCCGGACGGTCCTGGTCTGCCTACCGCACGCCGGCGTGGCCGCCACCCTGACCCCGCTGGCCGAGACCGTGAATGGGCACCTGATCATCTCCGTGGTCAATCCCCTCGCCTTCGGGCCTGCAGGCCCACGGCTCGTCGCGGTGGGGGAAGGATCCTCTGCGGCGCAGATCGCCGCGCTGCTGCCGGGTGCGCGCGTCACGACAGGATTCAACAACCTCTCCGCCGTCAACCTGAAGCGCCTGGACCATACCTTCGACGAGGACGTGCTGGTCAGTGGCGACGACAAGGACGCCGTTGCTGAGACGATCCAGCTGGTCGAACGCATCGACGGGATCCGGGGGATCGCCGTGGGGTCCCTCGACCACGCCGCGACCGTGGAGGCCATGACGGCGGTTCTGATCGAGGTCAACCGGCGGTACCGGACCACATCCGGGGTCCGGATCACCGGCCTCTCCTGACCCGGACCAGCGGGGGGAGCGAAGTTCTTACGGAGATCTAACGCCTCCCACGTGTCGGACTCGATGGCCGACCCTGTCAGTTGTGCGTAATCAACACGTCCCCAGATTGTCAGGACTCCCTGCATGAGCGCCGCGACCACCACACCCGAGACCGCCGCCGACCCACCCGAAGACGCTGAGCTGGTTGCCGTCGAGACCCATCCGCGAGCGATTCGCTGGATGCACTGGATCAACTTCCCCATCCTCGCGATCATGATCTGGTCGGGGCTGCGGATCTACTGGGCCTACGACGAGTTCGCGCTGGGGGTCGGGGACACCGAGATCTTCGCCTTCTTCCCGGAGGCCTTCTACGACGCACTCGGCCTGGGCCGGCGGCTGGCCCGCGGCATCGCCTTCCACTTCACCTTCGGGTGGTTCTTCGCCATCAACGGGCTGCTCTACATCCTCTACCTGGCCTTCTCCGGGGAGTGGCGGCACATCGTGCCGGATCGCTACGACTTCGCCGACAGCACCAAGGTCGTGGCTCACGATCTGCACCTGACCGATGAAGCCCCCGTCCAGGGCAAGTACAACGCCGCGCAGAAACTGGCCTACTCCAGCGTGATCCTGATGGGCGCGCTGATCGTGCTGACCGGCTTCGCGATCTACAAGCCGACGCAGCTGAACCTGCTCACCACGCTCTTCGGCGGCTACGAGACGTCCCGCCTGATCCACTTCTGGACCACCATCGGCCTCTTCTCCTTCTTCGTCATCCACCTGCTCCAGGTCCTCCGCGCCGGGGTCGGCAACTTCTGGTCGATGATCTCCGGCTTCGAGTACCGACCGGCCACGGCAGCCGACAGCACCGACGAGGACGGCGTCGCGAGCGACGACGAGGAGGAGTTGGCCCGATGAGCACCGACGAGAACACCCCCTCCCAAGAGCTCCCTGACGATGTCTCAGACGACAACTCGGATGATGTCGAGGTCGAGGGTTTCCTACACGAGGGCACAGTGGCCGAGCGGGCGCGGACGCTCCCGACGGCCTTCCCCCTGCCACAGACCGACCAGGACGACGCGGCCCCCGACTCGAGCCAGACCGCCGAACCGGACCAGGCCGACCCGGAGGCACCGGGGAGCGACGAGCCCATCGACCATCGGGCCGCTCGGGACGCCCGGCTGCTGGCCTCCCGCAACGAGGGCGCAGTCCGCATCACCAAGGCCGAACGCAACCGCACGACCCGTCGGTCCCTCCTCGGTGCCGCCGGGATAGTCGCACTGGCCGGGTTCGGTTGGCGCAGCCTGCTGCGGCAGGAGGAGGTCGGCAACATCCCCGCCTTCCTGAGAAGCGGATTCGAGTGGAACGACGCGGTCTGGTCGACGCTGTTCGACGAGGGAGGCCTGGCACCCGAGTTCGCCCTCTCCCAGGCGACCGAACTGCGCGTCAACGGCACCATCGGGCTCGATCCCGAACTCGACCCGGCCAGCTGGACCCTCTCCGTGGAGGGCGTTGCGGGTGAGCAGCTGGACGAGTTCAGCATCGACGACGTGAGCTTCGACGCAGTCGCTGGCATCCCGACCTTCGACCAGATCACCGAGCACAAGTGCATCGAGGGCTGGGCCAACATCACGCACTGGACCGGCATCCGCTTCGGTGACCTCATCACCAGCCGGTACGAGGAGCAGGCGGCGGACGCGGCGTTCGTCTCACTGGAGACGCCTGACGGGGAGTACATGGTCGGGCTGGACATGACATCGGCCATGCACCCCCAGACACTGCTGGCGTCCGGCTTGGAGGGGGCGGCCCTGCCACCGGAGCACGGCGCACCGCTGCGGCTGGTCACGCCCTTGCACTACGGCATCAAGTCGCTCAAGCGCATCGGCCGCATCCGCTTCGCGAACGAGCGACCCCAGGACTACTGGGCGGAGCGTGGCTACGACTGGCACTCCACGCACTGAGCGTGGCACTGAGAGCGACGGCTGGGACGGGTGGCGGACTCACTCGGGCGGGAGCGTTCCCGTCGCCGTGAAGAAGGCAGCCGCCTTCGCCATGGCCTCGTCCCACTCGCCGTCCGGGTCTGAGTCGGCGACGATCCCGCCGCCCGTCCCGTACCAGGCCTGTCCCGAGTGCATGACGGTGGTGCGGATCGCAACCGAGAGGTCCACCAGGCCCTGTCCGATCACCCCGATCGCCCCGCAGTAGACGCCACGACGCCACGGCTCCAGTCCACGGATCCTCGACACCGCCATGTGCTTCGGCGCGCCCGTCACCGAGCCGCAGGGGAACAGCGCCTCGACGACGCCGCCCAGGTCGATGTCGTCACGGATCGTTCCCTCGACCGTGGAGGTGAGGTGCCACACCGTCGGGTGCGGCTCCAGCACCATCAGCTGCGGCACCGAGACCGTCCCGACACGACTGATCCGGCCCAGGTCGTTGCGCTCGAGATCCACGATCATGACGTGCTCGGCGCTGTCCTTGACGGCACCGGCCAACTGCTCGGCCAGCGCCTGATCGCGAGCCGGGTCGGTCGAGCGCCGCCGCGTGCCCTTGATCGGCCGAACCCTGGCCACACGGCCGTCGATCCGCAGGAAGGTCTCGGGAGAGACCGACGCGACTGTGGCACCGGGGGCGTGGAGGAAGGCGGCGTGCTCGGCATGCGGGTTGGCGCCGAACAGGCTGTAGGCCAGCTGCCGCGGGGTTCCTTCCCACGGGGCGGCCACGTGCAGGGTCAGGTTCACCTGGTAGACGTCCCCGGCCTGGATCCAGTCCTGGATCTGGCGGACGGCAGCCGCGTGGTCCGTCCGGTCGATCGTGGGCCAGGCGTGCAGTGGACGATCCGCCGGACGTGACAGCTCGGTCCGGCGCGGACGGGCCGCCGCCTCCTCGATCATGTCGGCGGCTGCCTGGCAGTCCTGCTCCGTGCGGCCCGCGACCCACCACACCCGGTCGGGCGAGAGCGCAGCCGCGTGGGCGTACTCACCGAACCAGAGGTCGGGAAGCGGCGCCGGGCCGGGCCGGACGTCCACCGGTGGCAAGCCCATCGCCGCGGGCGCGTGATCGTCGGTGATGAAGCCCACCAGGCCGTCGGTGAAGGGCAGTCCGGACGGTCGAGCATCGGGCTCGACGGCCCACCCCAACTGTTCGGCCCGCTCGGCCATCCCATCGGCGGTGACCACCTGGGCGATCGGATCCGCTACCGCGATCTCCCAGCCACGCACCCGAACCAGCGCACCACGGCGGGACGGGTCGGTGGGCACCACGGCCACCGGATGGCGCGGCGCGGGCCCGGTGTGGCGGCGGACGACGGTCATGCCCACCGCACGCTATCCGCAGGCACGTCGGGCGACTAACCTCGGGGCCATGAAGGTCTACACCAAGCGTGGGGACGATGGGACGACCGGCCTGCTGTACGGCGGGCGGGTCGACAAGGACGATCTGCGAACCAGCGCCTACGGAACGGTCGACGAGACCGTGTCCGCACTGGGACTGGCGCGGGCTGAGCTGATCGACACCGAGTGGCACGACCGGGTCCTGCAGGTGCAGCGTGAGCTCTTCGTCGTCGGGGCCCAACTGGCCACGCACGTCGATCACTGGGAGAAGCTGAGCGAAGGCGTGTCACTCGCGACACCGGCCATGATCGATGAGATGGAGGAGCGCATCGACGGCTTGCTCGTGCGCTTCCCCCTGCCCCAGGAGTTCGTGGTCCCCGGCGGCTCGCGCGCTGGTGCGGCCCTGGACCTGGCACGAACGATCTGCCGTCGGGCCGAGCGCTACGTCGTGGCGATGCGGCGCGCCGACCTGCTGCCGGAGGAGAGCCCGCTGCAGTACCTGAACCGGCTGAGCGACTACCTCTTCGTCTTGGCGCGCGCCGTCGAAGGTGGGACCTTCACCCGGACGCGCGAGGAGTAGCCGGCGTGCGGATCGTCTCCCTGGTCCCAAGCCTCACGGATGCCGTCGCCCAGCTGGGTAGCGCAGAGGACCTCGTGGGGGTCACCGAGTGGTGCACCAGTGGCGCACCCGATGGCGCGGTGAGGATCGGGGGTACCAAGAACCCGGCGGTGGCGGACATCGTGGCCCTGCAGCCCGAACTCGTCCTTGCCAACACCGAGGAGAACAAGCCGTCCTCCCTCGACGAACTGCGCGAGGCAGGGCTGGCCGTGGAGGAGTTCTACCCTCGCGCCGTCCGCGACGTCCCGCCCATGCTGAGGCGACTGGGTCAGCTGACAGACGCGGCGGAGCGGGGTGCGCAGCTCGCGCAGGACGTCCAGGACGCGATCGACGAGGCTGCCTGGCCCGCGGACCTGGAGCGGGTCATGGCGCTCACCCTGGTGTGGCGCAAGCCCTGGATGGGGCTGGGGGCGCAGACCTACGCCGACGATCTGCTGTGGCAGGCGGGGTTCGGCAACGTCCTCTCCGGCTTCGATGAGCCCTACCCCCGGCTGGAGGAGGGGTTGGTCTTCGGCCAGGACGTCGTGCTCCTCCCCAGCGAGCCGTATGAGTTCGGCCCCGCGGACCTGGAGGCGGTGGCGGCGCTGGCCGGACCTGGACCGACCGAGTTCGTCGACGGACAGGCCCTGACCTGGCACGGCCCGCGGACGGCCGACGCGCTGCGCACCTTCGGCGAGTTGGCCAGACGCCTGGCCGACCCTGCCTGACCAGCGCCGTTCGCAGCCAGCGGACGGCCAGAGGCCAGGACAGGGTCACGCTTGAGCTTTGGTACGGCCAGGGCTCGATCAGTCGCCTGGAGGTGCTTCGGGCTCAGGGCAGTCCACTCGGGGGTTCCAGTCCGAGTAGATCCCTGACGGGTTGTACTTCCACACCCAGGCGTGATGGATGTACCAGCCGAGCGCCGGGTTGAGGACGTGCATGTCCTCACCCAGAACCGTCGGCGGGTCGAGTGTCGGGTCCGGCGGGACTGGGCCCGGGACGACCCACTCGACGGCCACGAGCCTCAGCTTCCCGTTCGGTCGTTGCTCGTAGAGGAGGCCCTCTGGCTGGAGCGGGTCGACTGCCGGGTCGTCGATGAGGTCAGCCCGGAAGTAGTGATACCCCATGGCTCCGTCCGTCGGATGGGCGATGCAGCCGGTGATGATCCCGTTGTAGCCAAGCTCGTAGCCGTCTGCGATGGCGTTCTCGACCCGGTGATACTGCGCCGTCGCGCCTCGCACAGCGCCGAGTTTTCCACGGGCGTCCGCAGTTGTAGCAACGGTGAGCGTCAACACCACCGTCAGCGCCACTACGAGAGCCAATCTGAGCCACGATCGCCGCATCGTGTTCGCTTGCTTCATGTCTTTCCCCTTTCCCGTGCAGCCTGAGAGGCTGCGCTTCCGTGGTTGCCGCTCGTCGAGCGGCGATGGCAGGGACCATGCCGGGGGCCACTCAAGGAACGCTCAAGGAGCCAAGTACTGCGGCGAACGCCATCCCGTTCGTGACGTAGGCCCCTGGCGTTCGTCGACCTCCATCTGCCAGAGTGGACGGGAGGCACAGAGGGGCAGCATCGTGAGTGTTCACCACATCGCACAGCCAGGTGACATGACTGCACGCACCCAGTTCCGGGTGCTGGGTCCGGTCGAGTACGGGAACGGGTTGTGTGGTTCCTCGCTGGGTGGGCGCTTGCACCGAAGTGTGCTGGCCGTCTTGATCGCCAGAGTGGGTCAGCCTGCATCTCCCGACGCGCTCGTCGAGGCCGTCTGGGGCCACGCGCCTCCGACCCGTCCTCGGGCGTGCATCCAGACCTACGTCTCGAGTCTGCGAGGCATCATCGCCGAGCCGATCGAGTACACGGGTGCTGCCTATCGGCTGGACACTCCCCCCGAGAGTGTCGACATGGTTCGGTTCGAGCGGGCGGTCGAAGCTGCCCGGCTCGCGATGCACCACGATCCAGGCGGTGCGTGTGACCTGCTGGACGCCGCACTTGGCCTGTGGCGTGGCCCTGCCTTCGAGGACGTCGCCGACTCCACCGTCCTGACGCAGGTGGCGCGTCGGCTGGACGAGTTGCGGCTGACCGCGCTCGAAATGCGGATGAGGGCGGGGCTCGAGTCACAGCGTCTCGAAGGCGTAGCGTCGGCGGTCGAGCCATGGTTGGAGACGTGCGCGCTTCGGGAGACCTTCGTCGGCTTGGCTGCGATGGTCCTGGCCGCTGAAGGACGTCAGGCGGAGGCGCTGCTGGTGATCGGTCGCACCCGAAACCGGCTGCGCGAGGAACTCGGCGTGAACCCAGGCCCATCACTCGACGAGGTCCAGAGACGGTTGCTCGACCAGGATCCCACGCTTGTGGGGCAGCAAGCCACGCAGTCCACGCCTCGGGATCACAATCTGCACGGCGACGACACGTCGTTCATCGGTCGGACTGCCGACGTGAACCAGGTCGTCGGCTTGCTGAGCACCAATCGCTTGACGACACTCGTTGGGCCCGGAGGAACGGGCAAGACGCGCCTGGCCACCGAGGTGGGTCTCGAGGTGCACCGGACGTTCGCGCAGGGGGCGTGGTTCGTCGACCTGATTCCAGCCACGTCGGAGACCGGCATCTGGCGGGAACTGGCGGCCACCCTTCCCCTGGTTGAACCTGGGACGAACCGCTCACTTCAAGAAGCGGTGCTCGACCACCTCCAGAGATCGTCACTGGTGCTGATCCTGGACAACTGTGAGCACGTGCTGGAGGACGCGGCGTCCGTCGCCCGTGATGTGATGGCCCGAGCAGCCCACGTACGCACGCTCGCCACCAGTCGAGAGCCGCTGCGGCTCCGAGCCGAGCATCTGTTCCGGGTGGAACCCTTGCCGACTGCCGATCCTTCCTCCTCGGCCCCCAGCCTGGCTGCCCAGTTGTTCATCGACCGAGCGGCGCGAACCGGCCAGGAACCGCTGATGAAGGCGGATCTCTCGGCGATCGAAGCCGTGTGTCGCCGGCTCGATGGCCTGCCGCTGGCGGTCGAGTTGGCAGCAGCGATGACCTCAACAGTGACGGCTGGTCAGATCCTGAACCTGCTCGCCGACAGCCCGAATGCCATAGTCAATCGCAGCCACGATCGCCCTGATCGCCACTCGAGTCTGCGCGACACCGTCGCGTGGTCCTACGGCTTGCTGTCAGCATCGGAGCGGGACACCCTCGTCCGATTCGCGGTCTTCGAGGGAGGCTTCGCCATCGATGATGCTCACGCCGTGTGTGCCGATGCGGGAGACGGGGTCGAGGCGATCACCCACTCGATCATGCGGCTGCACGAGGCATCCTTGCTGGTCATGGTTCGGGGCGGCGATGCCAACCGCTACACCCTGCTCGAGACCGTACGTGCGTTCGCACGTGATCTCTTCGCCGACTCACCCGTCCGGGACGAGCTGGAGCAGCGCCACGCCGAGCACTTCCTCGCCGTCGCCGAAGCTGGATTCGAGGGCGTGTGGGGGACGGATGAGGTCGAGTGGCTCCAGCGCTTGTACGTCAGCCGGCCGAACCTTCGACGGGCCTTGGATTGGTGGCTGCGGCGTGATCCCGGTCGGGCCCAGATGCTGGCCGGCTCGCTGACCTGGTTCTGGCTGCGCCGCCACCTTCAGTCCGAGGCATTCGAGACGCTCCACGTGGCGCTGGAAGCCTCCCCGGTGGCCTCGCCGGGTCGCGTGCGAGCGCTGTTCGGACTCTCGGAGATCGTGAAGGACGAGGATCTGGACCATGCGACCGACCTGTTGGTCGAAGCGTTCGATGGCGCTGAGCGCTTCGAGTTGTGGCCGGATCTGTGGGAGATCAAGTACAACCTCGGCCAAATGGCCATCTACCGGGGTGACCACGCCGCCGCTGTCAGGCACCAGGAGTCGTTGTTCGAACTGGCTGTGCGCAGCGAGGAGCCCTCGCCGATCCAACTGAGTGCCCTCGCGCTCACCGGACTGTGGACGATGCTCTGTGACTTCTCGGCAGCGCACGAGTGGTTGTCGGTCGCTGACGCTGCGGCCGCCCAGTGGGACTCGACCAGGGGCTTTCTGTACTGCGACGAGTTCAGGGGGAGGCTGGCGCTCGCGGAGGGGCGGTTCGATGACGCTCGGAGCGCCTTCACCTCGGCGCTCGAGACCGAGGAGCAGCTGTGGAGTCGACCGGAACTCCCGATCCTCGCTCTCCATCTCGCTGAGGTGGCATTCGCCACTGGTGACCTCACAACGGCGGTCGACCAGACTGCCCGGACTCTGGCGAGGTTCGAACGCTCGCACATGACTCCGGAAGTAGCCGACGTCACGTTCTGCCTACGCATGGCTGCGTGTCTGCACTGGGCAGTGGGCAACCGCCGACGAGCGATCGACCTGAAGGCGACGGCGGCGACTCGACCGGACGGGTGGTTCCGCATGAAGCCGATGGCTACATGGATCGCAGCCATCGACGGCGAACCGCAGGCTCCCGTCTCAGCGATCCCGAGAACCGTCGACGATCTCCGCGACCGGATGGCGCTCCACGACTTGTCAAGGCCCTCCATGCCGACGGGATCGCTCGGGATCCACTGAGCCGCTCCACTTCCACCGCGCCGCAAGGTCAGCTGACCAGCGCCTTTCGCAGCCATCGGACGGCCAGCAGCCACGACAATCCCACGCTGAAGCCCAGGACGGCCAGGTTGATGGCGATGCTGGTCGCATCACCCACGCCGAAGGCAGCGGCGCGGAACAGGTCGACGACGTGGGTCAGCGGGTTGACCGCCGCCGGGTAGCGCAGCCACGCCGGCGCGTCCTCCAGCGGGAAGAAGCTGCCGGCCACGACGAACATCGGGACGACCACCCCGGAGATGACGAAGTCGAACTGGTGGGTGCTGCGCAACTTGCTGGCGAAGGCCGCTCCCAGGCAGGCGAAGCCGAACCCCCCGACGAAGCCGATGACGGGGGCGAAGACGACGGACCAGCGCAGATCCACGCCGAAGACGGCGGCGATGGCCAGGGTGATCACGGCGGCCCCGGCCGTTCGGATGCCAGTCCAGACCGCCTCACCCGTCACGATCTCCGCGACGGTGGTCGGGGTCGACATGACCCCGTCGTAGAGGTGGTTCTCCTTGCGCCGGAAGTAGCCGTTGATGAAGCCCGGGAAGAACCCGGTGAACAACAC
The sequence above is a segment of the Euzebya tangerina genome. Coding sequences within it:
- the npdG gene encoding NADPH-dependent F420 reductase, translating into MIGILGGTGPQGQGLALRLTVAGESVMIGSRTAAKAEAVAAELTSTLEGAGTVTGGANQTVMQDCRTVLVCLPHAGVAATLTPLAETVNGHLIISVVNPLAFGPAGPRLVAVGEGSSAAQIAALLPGARVTTGFNNLSAVNLKRLDHTFDEDVLVSGDDKDAVAETIQLVERIDGIRGIAVGSLDHAATVEAMTAVLIEVNRRYRTTSGVRITGLS
- a CDS encoding anthranilate synthase component I family protein, coding for MTVVRRHTGPAPRHPVAVVPTDPSRRGALVRVRGWEIAVADPIAQVVTADGMAERAEQLGWAVEPDARPSGLPFTDGLVGFITDDHAPAAMGLPPVDVRPGPAPLPDLWFGEYAHAAALSPDRVWWVAGRTEQDCQAAADMIEEAAARPRRTELSRPADRPLHAWPTIDRTDHAAAVRQIQDWIQAGDVYQVNLTLHVAAPWEGTPRQLAYSLFGANPHAEHAAFLHAPGATVASVSPETFLRIDGRVARVRPIKGTRRRSTDPARDQALAEQLAGAVKDSAEHVMIVDLERNDLGRISRVGTVSVPQLMVLEPHPTVWHLTSTVEGTIRDDIDLGGVVEALFPCGSVTGAPKHMAVSRIRGLEPWRRGVYCGAIGVIGQGLVDLSVAIRTTVMHSGQAWYGTGGGIVADSDPDGEWDEAMAKAAAFFTATGTLPPE
- a CDS encoding molybdopterin-dependent oxidoreductase, whose protein sequence is MSTDENTPSQELPDDVSDDNSDDVEVEGFLHEGTVAERARTLPTAFPLPQTDQDDAAPDSSQTAEPDQADPEAPGSDEPIDHRAARDARLLASRNEGAVRITKAERNRTTRRSLLGAAGIVALAGFGWRSLLRQEEVGNIPAFLRSGFEWNDAVWSTLFDEGGLAPEFALSQATELRVNGTIGLDPELDPASWTLSVEGVAGEQLDEFSIDDVSFDAVAGIPTFDQITEHKCIEGWANITHWTGIRFGDLITSRYEEQAADAAFVSLETPDGEYMVGLDMTSAMHPQTLLASGLEGAALPPEHGAPLRLVTPLHYGIKSLKRIGRIRFANERPQDYWAERGYDWHSTH
- a CDS encoding BTAD domain-containing putative transcriptional regulator → MTARTQFRVLGPVEYGNGLCGSSLGGRLHRSVLAVLIARVGQPASPDALVEAVWGHAPPTRPRACIQTYVSSLRGIIAEPIEYTGAAYRLDTPPESVDMVRFERAVEAARLAMHHDPGGACDLLDAALGLWRGPAFEDVADSTVLTQVARRLDELRLTALEMRMRAGLESQRLEGVASAVEPWLETCALRETFVGLAAMVLAAEGRQAEALLVIGRTRNRLREELGVNPGPSLDEVQRRLLDQDPTLVGQQATQSTPRDHNLHGDDTSFIGRTADVNQVVGLLSTNRLTTLVGPGGTGKTRLATEVGLEVHRTFAQGAWFVDLIPATSETGIWRELAATLPLVEPGTNRSLQEAVLDHLQRSSLVLILDNCEHVLEDAASVARDVMARAAHVRTLATSREPLRLRAEHLFRVEPLPTADPSSSAPSLAAQLFIDRAARTGQEPLMKADLSAIEAVCRRLDGLPLAVELAAAMTSTVTAGQILNLLADSPNAIVNRSHDRPDRHSSLRDTVAWSYGLLSASERDTLVRFAVFEGGFAIDDAHAVCADAGDGVEAITHSIMRLHEASLLVMVRGGDANRYTLLETVRAFARDLFADSPVRDELEQRHAEHFLAVAEAGFEGVWGTDEVEWLQRLYVSRPNLRRALDWWLRRDPGRAQMLAGSLTWFWLRRHLQSEAFETLHVALEASPVASPGRVRALFGLSEIVKDEDLDHATDLLVEAFDGAERFELWPDLWEIKYNLGQMAIYRGDHAAAVRHQESLFELAVRSEEPSPIQLSALALTGLWTMLCDFSAAHEWLSVADAAAAQWDSTRGFLYCDEFRGRLALAEGRFDDARSAFTSALETEEQLWSRPELPILALHLAEVAFATGDLTTAVDQTARTLARFERSHMTPEVADVTFCLRMAACLHWAVGNRRRAIDLKATAATRPDGWFRMKPMATWIAAIDGEPQAPVSAIPRTVDDLRDRMALHDLSRPSMPTGSLGIH
- a CDS encoding cob(I)yrinic acid a,c-diamide adenosyltransferase; this translates as MKVYTKRGDDGTTGLLYGGRVDKDDLRTSAYGTVDETVSALGLARAELIDTEWHDRVLQVQRELFVVGAQLATHVDHWEKLSEGVSLATPAMIDEMEERIDGLLVRFPLPQEFVVPGGSRAGAALDLARTICRRAERYVVAMRRADLLPEESPLQYLNRLSDYLFVLARAVEGGTFTRTREE
- a CDS encoding ABC transporter permease; the protein is MTATTPAGTATTRPEQRFRRDAVGAIVIREWKVFKRVWRSLMFGSVVEPVVYLLAFGFGFGALVAEVGGIPYLDFMATGSAGIAVLFTGFFPGFINGYFRRKENHLYDGVMSTPTTVAEIVTGEAVWTGIRTAGAAVITLAIAAVFGVDLRWSVVFAPVIGFVGGFGFACLGAAFASKLRSTHQFDFVISGVVVPMFVVAGSFFPLEDAPAWLRYPAAVNPLTHVVDLFRAAAFGVGDATSIAINLAVLGFSVGLSWLLAVRWLRKALVS
- a CDS encoding helical backbone metal receptor; translation: MRIVSLVPSLTDAVAQLGSAEDLVGVTEWCTSGAPDGAVRIGGTKNPAVADIVALQPELVLANTEENKPSSLDELREAGLAVEEFYPRAVRDVPPMLRRLGQLTDAAERGAQLAQDVQDAIDEAAWPADLERVMALTLVWRKPWMGLGAQTYADDLLWQAGFGNVLSGFDEPYPRLEEGLVFGQDVVLLPSEPYEFGPADLEAVAALAGPGPTEFVDGQALTWHGPRTADALRTFGELARRLADPA
- a CDS encoding cytochrome b/b6 domain-containing protein produces the protein MSAATTTPETAADPPEDAELVAVETHPRAIRWMHWINFPILAIMIWSGLRIYWAYDEFALGVGDTEIFAFFPEAFYDALGLGRRLARGIAFHFTFGWFFAINGLLYILYLAFSGEWRHIVPDRYDFADSTKVVAHDLHLTDEAPVQGKYNAAQKLAYSSVILMGALIVLTGFAIYKPTQLNLLTTLFGGYETSRLIHFWTTIGLFSFFVIHLLQVLRAGVGNFWSMISGFEYRPATAADSTDEDGVASDDEEELAR